One genomic region from Equus caballus isolate H_3958 breed thoroughbred chromosome 4, TB-T2T, whole genome shotgun sequence encodes:
- the LOC100049983 gene encoding cationic trypsin-3, which translates to MKLLIFLALLGAAVASSTDDDDKIVGGYTCQANSVPYQVSLNVGYHICGGSLISNQWVVSAAHCYQSRFQVRLGEHNIAVTEGNEQFINSAKVIRHPSYNSRTYDNDILLIKLSSPASINSKVSAISLPASFPAAGTQCLISGWGNTLSSGSNYPNLLQCLNAPILSDSSCRSSYPNQITSNMFCAGFLEGGKDSCQGDSGGPVACSGVLQGIVSWGYGCAQRNKPGVYTKVYNYVNWIRQTIAAN; encoded by the exons ATGAAGCTCTTGATCTTTCTTGCTCTCCTGGGAGCCGCTG TTGCTTCCTCCACTGACGATGATGACAAGATTGTCGGGGGCTACACCTGTCAGGCGAATTCCGTGCCCTACCAGGTGTCTCTGAACGTCGGCTACCACATCTGCGGTGGCTCACTCATCAGTAACCAGTGGGTTGTGTCTGCTGCTCACTGCTACCAGTC CCGATTCCAGGTGCGTCTGGGAGAACACAACATTGCAGTCACTGAGGGCAATGAGCAATTCATTAATTCAGCCAAGGTCATCCGCCACCCCAGCTACAATTCAAGGACCTACGATAATGACATCCTGCTGATTAAACTGAGCTCCCCGGCCTCCATCAACTCTAAAGTGTCTGCGATCTCTCTGCCAGCATCTTTCCCAGCTGCTGGTACCCAGTGCCTCATCTCTGGCTGGGGAAACACCCTCAGCAGTGGCT CCAACTACCCTAACCTCCTGCAGTGTCTGAATGCTCCCATCCTCTCCGATAGTTCTTGCCGCAGTTCCTACCCAAACCAGATCACCAGCAACATGTTCTGTGCAGGCTTCCTAGAGGGTGGAAAGGACTCCTGCCAG GGTGACTCTGGTGGCCCTGTGGCTTGCAGTGGAGTGCTCCAGGGCATTGTCTCCTGGGGCTATGGCTGTGCTCAGAGAAACAAGCCTGGTGTCTACACCAAGGTCTACAACTACGTGAACTGGATTAGGCAGACCATCGCTGCCAACTAA